In Dioscorea cayenensis subsp. rotundata cultivar TDr96_F1 chromosome 9, TDr96_F1_v2_PseudoChromosome.rev07_lg8_w22 25.fasta, whole genome shotgun sequence, a genomic segment contains:
- the LOC120269522 gene encoding mediator of RNA polymerase II transcription subunit 11-like isoform X1 has product MVPQSQNTSLQRLHLVEKRIVRVLELAGLVMDELANSTGPRSDALTSHCREFMVSIRDIQVTLREEIKSACEYRPFEKCDYNARISNEICCKKLEYVIEKLDDMKQSIEQCKDGN; this is encoded by the exons atggtgCCTCAGAGCCAGAATACCTCTCTCCAACGCCTCCACCTCGTCGAGAAG AGGATTGTGCGAGTGTTGGAGCTTGCTGGGCTGGTTATGGATGAGCTTGCGAACTCCACTGGGCCTCGATCCGACGCTCTCACTAGTCACTGCCGTGAATTTATGGTATCCATTAGG GATATACAAGTGACATTGCGTGAAGAGATTAAAAGTGCTTGTGAGTATCGCCCATTTGAGAAGTGTGATTATAATGCCAGAATTTCTAATGAAATTTGCTGCAAGAAACTGGAATATGTCATTGAGAAGTTGGATGATATGAAACAAAGCATTGAACAGTGTAAAGATGGAAACTGA
- the LOC120269522 gene encoding mediator of RNA polymerase II transcription subunit 11-like isoform X2, whose protein sequence is MVPQSQNTSLQRLHLVEKRIVRVLELAGLVMDELANSTGPRSDALTSHCREFMDIQVTLREEIKSACEYRPFEKCDYNARISNEICCKKLEYVIEKLDDMKQSIEQCKDGN, encoded by the exons atggtgCCTCAGAGCCAGAATACCTCTCTCCAACGCCTCCACCTCGTCGAGAAG AGGATTGTGCGAGTGTTGGAGCTTGCTGGGCTGGTTATGGATGAGCTTGCGAACTCCACTGGGCCTCGATCCGACGCTCTCACTAGTCACTGCCGTGAATTTATG GATATACAAGTGACATTGCGTGAAGAGATTAAAAGTGCTTGTGAGTATCGCCCATTTGAGAAGTGTGATTATAATGCCAGAATTTCTAATGAAATTTGCTGCAAGAAACTGGAATATGTCATTGAGAAGTTGGATGATATGAAACAAAGCATTGAACAGTGTAAAGATGGAAACTGA
- the LOC120268697 gene encoding LOW QUALITY PROTEIN: GDSL esterase/lipase At2g04570-like (The sequence of the model RefSeq protein was modified relative to this genomic sequence to represent the inferred CDS: deleted 2 bases in 2 codons), with protein sequence MSLKVCLQHMLLVHLLFCFTQITTASVSAIIVFGDSTVDAGNNNQLQTMAKSNFEPYGRDFIGGKPTGRFCNGRLATDFISEAFGLPPIIPAYLDPTFTIQNFSTGVSFASAASGYDNVTADVLSVIPLWKQMEYFKDYRRKLIAFQGLIKARKTLKNALYVMSLGTNDFLENYYTTPRRYRQQPVDQYENFLVGIAQKFIIKLYRLGARKIDLTGLPPMGCLPLERATNFFSASNCNEDYDIVANQFNIKLQNLVTKLNRQLLGLELVYADVYTPFAKVVNDPISYGFDNGERGCCATGLFEMGYICNTRNPFTCIDANKYVFWDAFHPTERMYSIIADHLMKTSLGAFL encoded by the exons atgagtCTAAAAGTGTGCTTGCAACACATGTTACTAGTGCATCTTCTTTTCTGCTTCACTCAAATTACTACAGCAAGTGTTTCGGCAATCATTGTTTTCGGAGACTCAACTGTTGATGCCGGAAACAACAATCAGCTTCAAACGATGGCCAAGAGCAACTTCGAGCCTTACGGTCGTGACTTCATCGGCGGGAAGCCGACCGGAAGGTTCTGCAACGGTCGGCTTGCCACTGACTTCATCTCCGAGGCCTTCGGTCTTCCTCCAATTATTCCGGCTTATCTCGATCCTACATTTACTATCCAAAACTTCTCCACCGGCGTCTCCTTTGCCTCAGCTGCCAGCGGTTACGACAATGTCACCGCCGATGTCTTG TCAGTCATACCTTTATGGAAACAAATGGAATACTTCAAAGATTACCGAAGAAAACTAATAGCCTTCCAAGGCCTAATAAAGGCGAGAAAGACACTGAAGAATGCCCTCTATGTGATGAGTTTAGGTACCAATGATTTTCTAGAGAACTACTACACAACACCGCGACGTTATCGCCAGCAACCTGTAGATCAGTACGAGAATTTTCTTGTCGGCATTGCCCAGAAATTTATCATCAAACTTTATCGTCTTGGTGCCCGGAAAATCGACCTCACCGGCTTACCTCCCATGGGTTGCTTACCACTAGAAAGAGCCACAAACTTCTTCTCTGCAAGTAACTGCAACGAGGACTACGACATTGTAGCTAACCAATTCAACATCAAACTCCAAAACTTGGTGACGAAACTTAATCGACAACTACTTGGCTTGGAATTGGTATACGCGGATGTATATACTCCGTTTGCAAAAGTAGTGAATGATCCAATTTCATATG GATTTGATAAC GGAGAAAGAGGATGTTGTGCAACA GGATTATTCGAGATGGGATATATATGTAATACAAGAAATCCGTTTACTTGTATCGATGCGAACAAGTATGTTTTCTGGGATGCATTTCACCCGACAGAACGGATGTATTCCATCATCGCCGATCATTTGATGAAGACAAGTTTAGGTGCATTTTTGTGA
- the LOC120269316 gene encoding uncharacterized protein At1g32220, chloroplastic, protein MRTIVSRLIYHASSSPLSRIQNVGLLRNVRLLSTDSIDPNKVDEPFKVEEAETVQAPPPPSEKLLVLGGNGFVGSHVCREALSQGLSVSSLSRSGRASIKEPWADKVVWHQGSLLIPDSLKDALNGVTAVVSCVGGFGSNSHMYKINGSANINAIRAAAEQGVKRFVYISAADFGLANYLLQGYYEGKKAAEAELLSKFTYGGIILRPGFIHGTRQVGSMKIPLGVIGSPLEMILQHAKPLNRLPFIGPLFTPPVSASAVAKVAVRAAADPVFPPGIVDVYGILRYSDQK, encoded by the exons ATGAGGACCATCGTCTCTCGCTTGATCTACCACGCATCGTCTTCCCCGCTCTCAAGGATCCA AAATGTAGGTCTGTTAAGAAATGTGAGACTATTGTCAACTGATTCAATTGATCCTAATAAGGTTGATGAGCCCTTTAAAGTTGAAGAAGCAGAGACTGTGCAAGCACCACCACCTCCATCAGAAAAG TTGCTTGTGTTGGGTGGAAATGGTTTTGTTGGTTCACATGTTTGCCGAGAGGCCCTGAGTCAGGGCTTATCAGTTTCCAGTCTTAGCAG ATCTGGGAGGGCATCTATTAAGGAACCTTGGGCTGATAAAGTTGTCTGGCACCAAG GAAGCCTGCTCATACCTGATTCCTTGAAAGATGCTTTGAATGGGGTAACCGCTGTG GTATCATGTGTTGGAGGTTTTGGTTCTAATTCACATATGTACAAAATCAATGGCTCTGCTAATATCAATGCAATTAGAGCTGCTGCAGAGCAAG GTGTGAAAAGATTTGTCTACATCTCGGCTGCTGATTTTGGCCTGGCAAATTATTTGTTACAAGGTTATTATGAGGGAAAG AAAGCCGCTGAAGCTGAACTGTTATCAAAGTTCACTTATGGAG GAATAATTCTTCGGCCAGGTTTTATACATGGCACCCGCCAAGTAGGGAGTATGAAGATACCACTCGGCGTTATTGGCTCACCACTTGAGATG ATCCTCCAGCACGCAAAGCCTCTCAACCGGTTGCCATTCATCGGTCCTCTCTTTACACCGCCCGTAAGTGCTTCTGCTGTTGCAAAGGTTGCTGTTAGAGCAGCTGCTGATCCAGTTTTCCCACCTGGTATTGTTGATGTTTATGGTATCCTTAGGTACAGTGACCAAAAGTGa